Proteins from one Dama dama isolate Ldn47 chromosome 12, ASM3311817v1, whole genome shotgun sequence genomic window:
- the LOC133067416 gene encoding ATP synthase membrane subunit K, mitochondrial-like, with translation MAGPEADAQFHFTDIKKYFNSYTLTGRMNCVLATYGSIALIVSYFKLRSKKTPAVKAT, from the coding sequence ATGGCAGGTCCAGAAGCTGATGCCCAGTTCCATTTCACTGatatcaaaaaatatttcaacTCTTACACTCTCACAGGGAGAATGAATTGTGTGCTGGCCACATACGGAAGTATTGCTTTGATAGTCTCATACTTCAAGTTAAGGTCTAAAAAAACTCCAGCTGTGAAAGCAACATAA